A window of Triplophysa dalaica isolate WHDGS20190420 chromosome 7, ASM1584641v1, whole genome shotgun sequence contains these coding sequences:
- the hs3st3b1a gene encoding heparan sulfate glucosamine 3-O-sulfotransferase 3B1a, with amino-acid sequence MEYSLLSHSSQQVKNKLFVFCIMLSLWVYMLYCCVGYCSTTPAFTLDERSGRRPPPRPLQNQELEMLFKTQSRGLLNNESDAESRGDGWEENKGEANYDEDSGLTGALNGSETKKLPQAIIIGVKKGGTRALLEFLRLHPDIRAVGAEPHFFDRNYEKGLEWYRELMPKTLAGQLTMEKTPSYFVTKEVPGRIYAMSKDTKLIVVVRDPVTRAISDYTQTSSKKPDIPSFECLTFKNITANLIDTSWSAVQIGMYARHLEQWLQFFPLDQFLFVSGERLISDPAGEMARVQHFLGLRRVVTRKHFHFNPAKGFPCLKRPESNSKPHCLGKTKGRTHPNIHPDVIQRLRDFYKPFNKKIYHMTGHDFGWD; translated from the exons ATGGAATATAGTCTGCTTTCTCACTCTTCTCAGCAggtgaaaaataaactttttgtgttctgcatcaTGCTGTCTCTCTGGGTGTACATGCTCTACTGCTGCGTGGGTTACTGCTCCACGACGCCCGCTTTCACGTTAGATGAAAGGAGCGGGAGGAGACCGCCACCCAGACCTCTCCAGAACCAGGAGCTCGAGATGCTCTTCAAAACCCAGTCCAGGGGCTTGTTGAATAACGAGAGCGACGCCGAGAGCAGAGGAGATGGCTGGGAGGAAAATAAAGGCGAGGCGAATTACGACGAAGACTCGGGATTGACAGGTGCCCTGAACGGCTCCGAGACTAAAAAGTTGCCCCAGGCGATTATTATAGGGGTGAAGAAGGGAGGCACGCGGGCGCTGCTGGAGTTTCTGCGCCTTCATCCCGATATTCGGGCGGTGGGAGCCGAACCGCACTTCTTTGATCGCAACTATGAGAAAGGACTCGAGTGGTACAG GGAACTAATGCCGAAAACATTGGCGGGTCAGCTGACCATGGAGAAGACACCCAGCTACTTTGTAACCAAGGAGGTGCCGGGCCGGATCTACGCCATGTCTAAAGACACCAAGCTGATAGTTGTGGTCCGAGACCCCGTAACCCGGGCGATTTCAGATTACACGCAGACTAGCTCAAAGAAACCTGACATCCCCTCTTTTGAGTGTCTGACTTTTAAGAACATCACAGCAAATTTAATAGACACCTCATGGAGCGCCGTTCAGATCGGCATGTACGCCAGACATCTGGAGCAGTGGCTGCAGTTTTTCCCCTTGGACCAGTTCTTGTTTGTGAGCGGCGAGAGGCTGATCAGCGACCCCGCCGGCGAGATGGCCCGGGTGCAACACTTTCTGGGCCTGAGGAGGGTGGTCACGCGCAAACACTTTCACTTTAACCCTGCCAAGGGCTTTCCCTGCCTCAAAAGACCCGAGAGCAACAGCAAGCCGCACTGCCTGGGCAAAACAAAAGGCCGCACGCACCCAAACATCCATCCGGATGTGATTCAAAGACTGCGAGACTTTTATAAgccatttaacaaaaaaatttacCATATGACTGGACATGATTTTGGCTGGGACTGA